Proteins from one Ipomoea triloba cultivar NCNSP0323 chromosome 1, ASM357664v1 genomic window:
- the LOC116018703 gene encoding probable glutathione S-transferase parC → MAGGEEVVLLDSYASMFGMRVKVALGEKGIQYVHKEEDLKNKSPLLLEMNPVHKKIPVLIHNGKPVCESLIIVQYIDEVWKDKSPLLPSHPYNRAQARFWADFVDKKIYDCGRRIWATKGEEQEAAKKELIDCLKLLEGELGDKPFFGGESFGFVDVALIPFYTWFYTYEKHGNFSIEAHCPKLVEWAKRCMQKDSVSTSLADPHKIHEFVIQLKKRLGID, encoded by the exons ATGGCAGGTGGTGAGGAGGTTGTGCTGTTGGATTCATACGCGAGCATGTTTGGGATGAGGGTAAAGGTAGCTTTGGGCGAGAAGGGGATCCAATAcgtccacaaggaagaggactTGAAGAATAAGAGTCCTCTTCTCCTGGAGATGAACCCGGTTCACAAGAAAATTCCAGTTTTGATTCATAATGGAAAACCGGTCTGTGAGTCACTCATCATTGTCCAGTATATTGATGAAGTCTGGAAGGACAAGTCTCCCCTCTTGCCCTCTCACCCTTACAACAGAGCTCAAGCTAGGTTCTGGGctgattttgttgataaaaag ATTTATGATTGTGGGAGGAGAATATGGGCAACAAAAGGGGAAGAGCAAGAAGCAGCCAAGAAAGAGTTGATAGATTGCCTAAAGCTATTGGAAGGGGAGTTGGGAGATAAGCCCTTTTTTGGTGGGGAAAGCTTTGGGTTTGTGGATGTGGCTCTCATCCCATTCTACACTTGGTTCTATACTTATGAGAAACATGGGAATTTCAGCATAGAGGCACATTGCCCTAAACTTGTTGAATGGGCCAAAAGGTGCATGCAGAAAGACAGTGTCTCCACATCCCTTGCTGATCCTCACAAAATTCATGAATTTGTCATACAGTTGAAGAAGAGGCTTGGCATTGACTAG